In Skermanella sp. TT6, a genomic segment contains:
- a CDS encoding RES family NAD+ phosphorylase, producing MRFVRTCYRAHDPRWAFKPTSGEGAAIRGARFNPKGVPALYLGLTIMTAVKEANQGFAHRIDPCVLCSYEVDCEGIADLTTEQGRGEFSVALEDMACAWATVLSDGERPASWSIYDQLRLQGIAGILVPSFAPGAETEDRNLVLWDWGPDLPHKVTVFDPSGRLPKDQLSWR from the coding sequence GTGAGGTTCGTCAGAACCTGCTATAGGGCACATGATCCGCGTTGGGCCTTCAAGCCGACTTCCGGTGAGGGAGCCGCGATCAGGGGTGCGCGCTTCAATCCCAAAGGTGTGCCAGCGCTATATCTGGGGCTCACCATCATGACGGCGGTCAAAGAAGCCAATCAAGGCTTTGCGCATCGGATCGACCCCTGTGTGCTGTGCTCCTATGAGGTCGATTGCGAGGGCATCGCAGACCTGACGACCGAGCAGGGGAGGGGAGAATTTTCCGTCGCGCTCGAGGACATGGCCTGCGCTTGGGCAACGGTCCTCAGCGACGGCGAGCGCCCTGCATCCTGGTCCATCTATGACCAACTGCGGCTTCAAGGCATTGCCGGTATTCTGGTTCCGAGTTTTGCTCCGGGTGCCGAGACAGAAGATCGCAACCTAGTGCTTTGGGACTGGGGTCCGGATCTTCCGCACAAGGTGACTGTATTCGACCCGAGCGGCCGGCTGCCGAAGGACCAGTTGTCCTGGCGATGA
- a CDS encoding LLM class flavin-dependent oxidoreductase, with product MKKIGFLSFGHWTPSPQSQTRSASDALLQSIDLAVATEELGADGAYFRVHHFARQLGSPFPLLAAIGAKTSRIEIGTAVIDMRYENPLYMAEDAGAADLIAGGRLQLGISRGSPEQVIDGWRYFGHVPQEGESDADMARQHTDVFLDVLRGKGFAQPNPRPMFPNPPGLLRVEPHSEGLRDRIWWGAATNATAEWAAKLGMNLQSSTLKFDESGKPFHLQQADQIRAFREAWKAAGHTREPRVSVSRSIFALVDDRDRAYFGGNESEDHFGYIEPEKLAVFGRSYAAEPDVLIEQLKGDEAIAEADTLLLTVPNQLGVDYNAHVIEAILTHVAPALGWR from the coding sequence ATGAAAAAGATCGGTTTTCTGTCGTTCGGACACTGGACGCCCTCGCCCCAGTCGCAGACACGGTCTGCATCCGATGCACTCCTGCAGTCCATCGATCTGGCCGTTGCTACCGAAGAGCTGGGCGCGGATGGGGCATATTTCCGCGTGCATCACTTCGCCCGCCAGCTTGGCTCGCCGTTCCCGCTGCTGGCGGCGATTGGCGCCAAGACCAGCCGCATCGAGATCGGCACGGCGGTCATCGACATGCGCTACGAGAACCCGCTCTACATGGCCGAAGACGCCGGCGCCGCCGACCTGATCGCCGGAGGGCGTTTGCAACTGGGCATCAGCCGCGGCTCGCCAGAGCAGGTGATCGATGGCTGGCGCTACTTCGGCCACGTTCCGCAAGAGGGCGAGAGCGATGCCGACATGGCCCGGCAGCACACCGACGTGTTCCTCGACGTGCTGCGCGGCAAAGGCTTTGCACAACCCAACCCGCGCCCGATGTTTCCGAACCCGCCTGGCCTGCTGCGTGTCGAACCACATTCGGAGGGCTTGCGTGATCGCATCTGGTGGGGCGCCGCCACCAACGCAACTGCGGAATGGGCAGCAAAACTGGGAATGAACCTGCAGAGCTCCACACTCAAGTTCGACGAGAGCGGAAAACCCTTTCATCTCCAGCAGGCCGATCAGATTCGCGCCTTCCGCGAGGCGTGGAAGGCGGCCGGTCACACGCGCGAGCCGCGGGTCTCCGTCAGCCGCAGCATCTTCGCGTTGGTGGACGATCGCGACCGGGCGTATTTCGGCGGCAACGAGAGCGAAGATCATTTCGGTTACATCGAGCCTGAAAAGCTCGCCGTGTTCGGCCGCTCCTATGCCGCCGAGCCGGACGTCCTTATCGAGCAGTTGAAGGGCGACGAGGCCATCGCCGAGGCTGACACGCTGCTGCTCACCGTCCCCAACCAGCTCGGTGTCGACTACAATGCGCATGTCATCGAGGCGATCCTGACCCACGTCGCCCCGGCCTTGGGTTGGCGCTGA
- a CDS encoding recombinase family protein, with product MAKTPHNHSSRRPQSRQIGYARVSTDEQATEAQEMELRSAGCETIVREHGSGASRARPALAKIVREIDAGDTLVVVRLDRLARSVSHLLDVIEDLTAKGAHFRSLSDPIDTTTPQGMFSLQVLGAVAQLERALNSERTKAGIKAARAKGRMPGNPGIRERRPDALAKMTAAQKAAYGARLQSSANQWLPIVRRMRPDHTWDDISRVLRQRGLDWTPERLRRAVKWIVSEGMADKSLLRKSPPRPAEDRLMTLVAGIHSSNPELTLREIANQLERLRERTPRGDIGAKMVIELASGSQVAYRGRPPVAPRDLHALQGERTPPPQDPEGALQD from the coding sequence ATGGCCAAAACACCGCACAACCACTCCTCCCGTCGACCACAGAGCCGGCAAATCGGCTATGCGCGCGTCTCGACAGACGAGCAGGCTACAGAAGCCCAGGAGATGGAGTTGCGGTCCGCCGGATGTGAGACAATCGTCCGGGAGCACGGCTCCGGGGCCTCAAGAGCCCGCCCTGCCCTTGCCAAGATTGTCCGCGAGATCGACGCTGGCGACACGCTTGTCGTCGTTCGGCTCGACCGCCTGGCGCGCTCGGTAAGCCATCTGCTCGATGTCATCGAGGACCTGACGGCAAAAGGTGCGCATTTCCGGTCGCTCAGCGACCCGATCGACACCACGACGCCGCAAGGCATGTTTTCCCTGCAGGTTCTTGGCGCCGTGGCCCAGCTGGAGCGGGCTCTCAACTCCGAACGGACCAAGGCAGGCATCAAAGCCGCCAGAGCAAAAGGCCGGATGCCGGGCAATCCAGGGATCCGCGAACGTCGGCCGGACGCGCTGGCCAAGATGACGGCCGCGCAAAAGGCAGCCTATGGAGCGCGTCTCCAGTCATCCGCGAACCAGTGGCTTCCCATTGTGCGGCGCATGCGACCCGACCACACATGGGACGATATCTCCCGCGTTCTCAGGCAACGTGGTCTCGATTGGACTCCTGAGCGTTTACGGCGCGCGGTGAAATGGATTGTCAGCGAGGGAATGGCCGACAAGTCGCTTCTGAGGAAGTCGCCGCCTCGGCCAGCTGAGGATCGTCTGATGACCCTCGTGGCGGGCATCCATTCCTCCAATCCGGAGCTGACCTTGCGCGAAATCGCCAACCAGCTCGAGCGACTTCGTGAGCGTACGCCCCGTGGCGACATTGGTGCGAAAATGGTGATCGAGCTGGCGTCCGGGAGTCAGGTCGCGTATAGGGGCCGCCCGCCTGTCGCCCCTCGAGATTTGCATGCCCTACAAGGCGAACGAACCCCGCCGCCACAAGATCCCGAAGGCGCGCTACAAGATTGA
- a CDS encoding IS5 family transposase, which yields MPYKANEPRRHKIPKARYKIDNWAEYDAALQRRGSLTVWVTPEALAAWTPARSGKRGRPRSYSDIAIEAGLMLRLAFGRPWRQTEGMLKSVMGLLGLELPVPDHTTFSRRGVDLGIAAALKRANGSVTVVIDSTGLKVFGAGEWLHEKHGGKPRRTWRKLHLAIDPDSGEILASELTTMDEGDASRVGPLLDQIDRPISAVFADGAYDGEPVYRSVAGHTPDAAVVIPPRSTAVPSAAADTEPTQRDRHIQLIEERGRLGWQRAVGYGKRSLVEVAVFRYKALIGRSLRGRSLPAQKVEATAGCKVINIMTGLGMPVSRRIA from the coding sequence ATGCCCTACAAGGCGAACGAACCCCGCCGCCACAAGATCCCGAAGGCGCGCTACAAGATTGACAACTGGGCCGAGTATGATGCCGCACTTCAGCGACGGGGCAGCCTGACGGTCTGGGTGACGCCCGAGGCGCTCGCGGCCTGGACACCGGCCCGGTCAGGCAAACGCGGCCGGCCGCGAAGCTATTCGGACATCGCCATCGAGGCCGGGCTGATGTTGCGCCTGGCCTTTGGTCGTCCATGGCGTCAGACCGAAGGCATGCTGAAGTCGGTCATGGGGCTGCTCGGCCTGGAGCTGCCGGTCCCGGACCATACGACCTTCTCGCGCCGCGGCGTCGACCTGGGGATCGCGGCGGCGCTGAAACGGGCGAACGGATCGGTGACCGTGGTGATCGACAGCACCGGCCTGAAGGTGTTCGGGGCCGGCGAGTGGCTGCACGAGAAACACGGCGGCAAGCCGCGACGGACCTGGCGCAAGCTCCACTTGGCGATCGATCCCGACAGCGGCGAGATCCTCGCCTCGGAGCTGACCACCATGGACGAGGGCGACGCGTCGCGGGTCGGCCCGCTGCTCGATCAGATCGACCGCCCGATCTCCGCGGTGTTCGCCGACGGCGCATACGATGGGGAGCCGGTCTACCGCTCCGTCGCCGGGCACACTCCCGACGCCGCCGTGGTCATCCCGCCCCGCTCGACCGCGGTGCCGAGCGCCGCGGCGGACACCGAGCCGACCCAGCGCGACCGCCACATCCAGCTGATCGAGGAGCGTGGTCGGCTGGGATGGCAGCGGGCCGTCGGCTACGGGAAAAGATCCTTGGTCGAAGTGGCGGTGTTTCGGTACAAGGCCCTGATTGGCCGCAGCCTGCGGGGTCGGAGTCTGCCTGCCCAGAAGGTCGAGGCAACCGCCGGATGTAAGGTCATCAACATCATGACCGGCCTCGGCATGCCGGTGTCCCGCCGGATCGCCTGA
- a CDS encoding SWIB/MDM2 domain-containing protein, with product MAAKDTKTSKEAKSSDETRASKETKGAKAPKAAKAQSSKVEPVSKEGQKPNALQKLLQPSKELAAVVGGEPLARGDVVSKVWDYIKKHELQNPENRREILADDNLEAVFGRKKVTMFEMNKYLSQHLTSPDAK from the coding sequence ATGGCGGCTAAAGACACCAAGACTTCCAAAGAAGCTAAATCATCTGACGAAACCAGAGCATCCAAGGAAACCAAGGGGGCGAAAGCGCCCAAAGCAGCTAAGGCACAAAGCAGCAAAGTAGAGCCGGTAAGCAAAGAGGGCCAGAAGCCCAACGCGCTGCAAAAGCTCCTGCAGCCGTCCAAGGAGTTGGCTGCCGTCGTCGGAGGCGAGCCTCTGGCGCGCGGTGACGTCGTCAGCAAGGTGTGGGACTACATCAAGAAGCATGAACTACAGAACCCGGAAAACCGGCGCGAGATCCTGGCCGACGACAACCTGGAAGCGGTATTCGGCAGGAAGAAGGTAACCATGTTCGAGATGAACAAGTACCTGTCTCAGCACCTCACGTCGCCTGATGCGAAATGA
- a CDS encoding MbcA/ParS/Xre antitoxin family protein has product MGQALKIPVQNEPLVLSYMDRAGKIAINQVADGFGMSKGQLAETAGLARETLYRLERSRTIKTQGRLREMLEIISRVTEWAGGKEQAMAWYRAQPLPAFGGRTAEALVKEGKAAAVRDYLDHMALGGFA; this is encoded by the coding sequence ATGGGCCAGGCCCTCAAGATACCCGTGCAGAATGAACCTTTGGTTTTGTCCTATATGGACCGGGCCGGGAAAATTGCCATCAACCAAGTGGCGGACGGCTTTGGAATGTCCAAGGGCCAATTGGCCGAGACGGCCGGCCTTGCCCGCGAAACCCTCTATCGGTTGGAGCGCAGCCGCACGATAAAGACCCAGGGGCGTCTACGTGAAATGCTCGAGATCATCAGTCGCGTGACGGAATGGGCGGGCGGAAAGGAACAGGCGATGGCCTGGTACCGAGCCCAGCCGCTGCCGGCATTCGGTGGTCGCACCGCCGAAGCCCTCGTGAAGGAAGGCAAAGCCGCTGCCGTTCGCGATTATCTGGATCATATGGCCCTCGGCGGCTTTGCGTGA
- a CDS encoding ISL3 family transposase, with amino-acid sequence MHISLHSIGFPDTLEVLEQIDHGFCRITLRAQPTAKSAPCTACGTPSRRVHGFYWRSLGDVACFGRPILLLIRIRRFRCTIPECPRRTFAETLPGVACPRARQTDRLRSVHRAIGLALGGNPGARHAATLGVPISRSTLLHRVCSSDADPIPPVRVFGVDDWAWRKGQSYGTILCDLERRRVIDLLPDRNADTLAAWLREHPTVSAVVRDRAGAYADGASRAAPNATQILDRWHLLRNGSDALRNLLDQHHRDLREAARAATLPAGPTAIADVPKPASPAERPMRTTERRSRVAQERRDARFAEVVRLRQQGLSLKAIARTIGIERRTVRRWLKAGHAPTWRHADRGTSILDPYKAWLEERWQSGCTNAAALWRELRDRGFPGQYTVVRDWATQRRRQDPPAEPKQGSGKPALDMTSEPPTPRRAVRLLTSEPDKLGDDDRRFVTALLERSPTIATAVELTRRFTTMVKEQVASTLDCWLQQAETSALASFAAGLRRDEDALRAALTEPWSNGQVEGQVNRLKVIKREMYGRAGFELLRCRVLAHA; translated from the coding sequence TTGCACATTTCTCTGCATTCAATCGGTTTTCCTGACACTCTTGAGGTCCTTGAACAAATCGATCATGGCTTTTGCCGGATCACGTTGCGGGCGCAGCCAACAGCAAAGTCCGCTCCCTGCACCGCATGCGGAACTCCGTCGCGGCGGGTTCACGGCTTCTACTGGCGCAGCCTCGGCGACGTCGCCTGCTTCGGCCGCCCGATACTTCTGCTCATCCGGATCCGTCGCTTCCGCTGCACCATTCCCGAATGTCCACGGCGAACCTTCGCCGAGACCCTGCCCGGCGTTGCCTGCCCACGGGCGCGCCAGACGGACCGTCTGCGCTCTGTGCATCGGGCAATCGGCCTGGCACTGGGCGGCAACCCCGGCGCCCGCCACGCCGCCACCCTGGGCGTGCCGATCAGCCGCTCGACGTTGCTGCACCGTGTCTGTTCCAGTGATGCCGACCCGATCCCACCGGTCAGGGTGTTCGGCGTCGATGATTGGGCATGGCGCAAAGGCCAGAGCTACGGCACGATCCTGTGCGATCTCGAGCGTCGCCGGGTGATCGACCTGCTGCCCGACCGCAATGCCGACACGCTGGCGGCGTGGCTGAGGGAGCATCCTACTGTCTCGGCCGTTGTCCGCGACCGCGCCGGCGCCTATGCCGACGGCGCCAGCCGGGCCGCGCCGAATGCCACTCAGATCCTGGACCGCTGGCATCTGCTGCGTAATGGCAGCGACGCTCTGCGGAACCTTCTCGATCAGCATCACCGCGACCTGCGCGAGGCCGCGCGGGCGGCAACATTACCGGCGGGTCCGACAGCAATCGCGGATGTTCCGAAGCCGGCTTCACCAGCGGAGCGACCGATGCGTACAACCGAGCGGCGATCGCGAGTGGCGCAGGAACGCCGCGATGCCCGCTTCGCTGAAGTCGTCCGTCTGCGCCAGCAGGGTCTGTCGCTGAAAGCGATCGCCCGGACGATCGGCATCGAACGCAGGACGGTACGTCGTTGGCTGAAAGCCGGTCATGCCCCGACATGGCGCCATGCCGATCGCGGTACCAGCATCCTCGATCCGTACAAAGCCTGGCTGGAAGAACGCTGGCAGAGCGGTTGCACCAACGCTGCAGCACTCTGGCGGGAACTCCGGGACCGAGGCTTTCCCGGGCAGTACACGGTTGTACGGGATTGGGCGACACAGCGCCGACGCCAGGATCCACCTGCCGAACCAAAGCAAGGCTCCGGTAAACCGGCTTTGGACATGACCTCGGAGCCGCCGACACCGCGCCGGGCGGTTCGCCTTCTGACCAGCGAACCCGACAAACTCGGCGATGACGACCGCCGGTTCGTCACGGCGCTGCTGGAGCGCTCGCCCACCATCGCCACCGCCGTCGAACTCACCCGCCGCTTTACAACGATGGTGAAGGAGCAGGTGGCCAGCACCCTCGATTGCTGGCTGCAGCAGGCGGAAACCAGTGCTCTGGCATCATTCGCAGCAGGCTTGCGCCGTGACGAGGACGCGCTCCGCGCCGCGTTGACTGAGCCCTGGAGCAATGGACAGGTCGAGGGTCAGGTCAACAGGCTCAAGGTCATCAAGCGCGAAATGTACGGACGCGCCGGGTTCGAGCTCCTGCGCTGCAGGGTGCTCGCGCATGCTTGA
- a CDS encoding tyrosine-type recombinase/integrase: MTALRQRMLEDMRVRNLSPHTQSSYILQVSLFARHFGRSPEELGPDEIRAWQVHLTDERKLSPASIAVAVSALRFLYKVTLRKAWTFEEVLPAPKPPHKLPVVLSPLEVVRFLGCVDNIKHHAILTTCYAAGLRVSEAVHLKISAIDSRRMVIRVDQGKGRKDRYVMLSSALLETLRSYWPTVHAREWLFPGDLPGQPITRDAVGNACRRAHRLSGLTKPVTPHSLRHAFAVHLLEAGTDVRTIQLLLGHRSLATTAQYLRIATSTVCATASPLDLLPRPIPIEPKPAAPAHF, translated from the coding sequence ATGACAGCCCTTCGGCAACGCATGCTCGAGGATATGCGGGTGCGCAACCTCTCGCCGCACACCCAATCCTCCTACATCCTGCAGGTCTCCCTGTTCGCCCGCCACTTTGGCCGATCGCCGGAAGAGCTGGGACCGGACGAGATCCGCGCCTGGCAGGTCCACCTGACCGACGAGAGGAAGCTATCGCCGGCCTCGATCGCGGTCGCCGTCTCGGCGCTGCGCTTCCTCTACAAGGTGACGCTCAGGAAGGCGTGGACCTTCGAAGAGGTCCTGCCGGCGCCGAAGCCGCCGCACAAGCTGCCCGTCGTCCTCAGCCCCTTGGAAGTCGTGCGGTTCCTCGGCTGTGTCGACAACATCAAGCACCACGCCATCCTGACCACCTGCTACGCCGCCGGCCTGCGCGTCTCCGAAGCCGTTCACCTCAAGATCAGCGCCATCGACAGCCGGCGCATGGTCATCCGCGTCGACCAGGGCAAGGGCCGCAAGGACCGCTACGTCATGCTCTCGTCCGCCCTGCTGGAGACGCTGCGCAGCTACTGGCCGACCGTTCATGCCCGGGAGTGGCTGTTCCCGGGAGACTTGCCCGGCCAGCCGATCACCCGGGACGCCGTCGGCAACGCCTGCCGCAGGGCGCACCGTCTCTCCGGTCTCACCAAGCCGGTCACCCCGCATTCGCTGCGCCACGCCTTCGCGGTCCACCTGCTGGAAGCCGGCACCGACGTGCGCACTATCCAGCTGCTGCTTGGACATCGCAGCCTGGCGACTACGGCCCAGTACCTGCGCATCGCCACCAGCACGGTCTGCGCGACGGCCAGCCCGCTCGACCTGCTGCCCCGCCCGATCCCGATCGAGCCGAAGCCCGCCGCGCCCGCGCACTTCTGA
- the istB gene encoding IS21-like element helper ATPase IstB, producing the protein MKHPTHEALRRLRLYGMARGLEDLERQPERNQLSFDDQLALLVERETAERANTALASRLKRARLRQTACLEDLDWRTPRGLDRTLIRDLASCRWVREHQPLLVTGPTGIGKTFLACALGNQAAREGYGVFYTRLTRLLDDLATARLDGSLARVLRRLARLEVLIIDDWAMTELTAAQRLDLMEVIDDRHDRAATVLATQIPVANWHRSIGDATYADAILDRVVHRALRIELTGESMRRVRAADQKTARSATPS; encoded by the coding sequence ATGAAGCATCCGACCCACGAGGCTCTGCGCCGGCTGCGGCTGTACGGCATGGCGCGCGGCCTGGAAGACCTCGAGCGCCAGCCCGAGCGCAACCAGCTCAGCTTCGACGACCAGCTTGCCCTGCTGGTCGAGCGCGAGACGGCGGAGCGCGCCAACACCGCCCTGGCCAGCCGGCTGAAGCGGGCCCGGCTGCGCCAGACCGCCTGCCTGGAGGATCTCGACTGGCGCACGCCGCGCGGCCTCGATCGCACGCTGATCCGCGATCTGGCGAGTTGTCGCTGGGTTCGCGAGCACCAGCCGCTGCTGGTGACCGGCCCGACCGGCATCGGCAAGACGTTCCTGGCCTGTGCGCTGGGCAACCAGGCGGCCCGGGAAGGCTACGGCGTCTTCTACACCCGGCTGACGCGCCTGCTCGACGATCTGGCGACCGCCCGGCTCGACGGCTCGCTCGCCCGCGTCCTGCGCCGCCTGGCCCGCCTGGAGGTGCTGATCATCGACGACTGGGCCATGACCGAGCTCACTGCGGCTCAGCGGCTCGACCTGATGGAAGTGATCGACGACCGGCATGACCGTGCCGCCACGGTGCTGGCAACCCAGATCCCCGTGGCGAACTGGCACCGGTCGATCGGCGATGCCACTTACGCCGACGCGATCCTCGACCGCGTCGTTCACCGGGCATTGCGCATCGAGCTCACGGGCGAGTCCATGCGCCGGGTACGGGCGGCAGACCAGAAAACAGCCAGATCTGCAACGCCATCGTGA
- a CDS encoding IS5 family transposase yields MGTAVRTAKTSPASWDAFSDVDAFVDEVLVELAAMEADGAKPTRSGPKPALAGATLRKAIMAIWCLCFCGMQWRAIGQLCDIPFNTLFSLFARWTRIGLWRRLLDRLRRTWRLACGDAAEPTAVVIDSRSCRSAPSCFGRGFDGGKKINGVKVHLGVDKYGIPLAIDVSPANVHDTKGIIPVLRELSGKGFRGSALGDLGYRGKRLAKAGQKLGIAVEPIARGRNGKFLPTGICWTVERSFAWISRYRRLNIIFERTKEHLVAFIEIAFVSILSRRLKRLANEDVSA; encoded by the coding sequence ATGGGTACCGCCGTCAGAACCGCCAAGACGTCTCCAGCCTCGTGGGATGCATTCTCCGACGTCGATGCCTTCGTGGATGAGGTTCTGGTGGAACTTGCGGCGATGGAGGCAGACGGCGCGAAGCCGACGCGGTCAGGACCAAAGCCGGCACTGGCTGGAGCAACGCTGCGCAAGGCGATCATGGCGATCTGGTGTCTCTGCTTCTGCGGCATGCAGTGGCGCGCCATCGGCCAGCTCTGCGATATCCCGTTCAACACGCTGTTCAGCCTGTTCGCCCGCTGGACCCGGATTGGACTGTGGCGCCGCCTGCTCGACCGGCTGCGCCGCACTTGGCGGCTGGCCTGCGGTGATGCCGCGGAGCCGACGGCTGTCGTCATCGACAGCCGCTCCTGCCGCTCGGCCCCGAGCTGCTTCGGCCGTGGCTTCGATGGCGGCAAGAAGATCAACGGCGTCAAGGTTCACCTGGGCGTCGATAAGTACGGCATCCCGCTGGCGATCGACGTCTCGCCAGCCAACGTGCATGATACGAAAGGGATCATCCCGGTGCTCCGCGAACTCTCCGGCAAAGGCTTCCGGGGATCGGCGCTGGGCGACCTCGGCTACCGGGGCAAGCGTCTGGCCAAAGCAGGGCAGAAGCTCGGCATTGCCGTCGAGCCCATCGCTCGCGGCCGCAACGGAAAGTTCCTCCCGACTGGGATTTGCTGGACGGTGGAGCGGTCCTTTGCCTGGATCTCACGCTATCGTCGGTTGAACATCATCTTCGAGCGGACGAAGGAGCATCTCGTCGCCTTCATCGAGATCGCCTTCGTTTCCATCCTTTCTCGGCGCCTGAAGCGCTTGGCAAATGAGGACGTCAGTGCCTGA
- a CDS encoding site-specific integrase produces the protein MGRVGEITETVGGLNRNARALSPEYARRQGLDVFPPDPQLVGLYITACASGKATGDKKPNSVSTIERRLSSLTWNYAQRGQPLDRKDRHIATVMAGIRNSHAKPPVQKEAILPENLMAMLETLDRGTLRGLRDRAMLLLGFAGGLRRSEIVGLDVGRDQTEDGRGWIEVFEKGLLVTLRGKTGWREVEIGRGSSDTTCPVVALETWLKLARIAHGPLFRRVTGQGKKVGSERLNDQEVARLVKRAALAAGVRGDLSEGEREQKFAGHSLRAGLASSAEVDERYVQKQLGHASAEMTRRYQRRRDRFRVNLTKASGL, from the coding sequence ATGGGGCGGGTGGGCGAAATCACCGAAACGGTGGGCGGTTTGAACCGAAACGCCAGGGCGCTTTCGCCGGAATACGCACGCCGCCAAGGTCTGGACGTGTTCCCGCCCGATCCGCAGTTGGTCGGCCTCTACATCACCGCCTGCGCCTCAGGAAAGGCGACCGGCGACAAGAAGCCGAACTCCGTATCCACGATCGAGCGGCGCCTCTCCTCGCTGACGTGGAACTATGCACAGCGTGGCCAGCCGCTGGACAGGAAAGACCGGCACATCGCCACCGTCATGGCCGGCATTCGCAACAGCCACGCAAAACCGCCAGTACAGAAGGAAGCCATCCTGCCCGAGAATCTCATGGCCATGCTGGAAACCCTCGATCGGGGTACCCTGCGCGGCTTGCGCGACCGTGCCATGCTGCTTCTCGGCTTTGCCGGCGGGCTGCGTCGTTCCGAAATCGTCGGCCTGGACGTCGGCCGCGACCAAACCGAGGACGGCCGCGGCTGGATCGAGGTCTTCGAAAAAGGCCTGCTCGTCACGTTGCGCGGCAAGACCGGCTGGCGGGAGGTCGAGATCGGCCGGGGCTCGTCCGACACGACCTGCCCGGTCGTGGCGCTGGAGACCTGGCTCAAGCTCGCGCGCATTGCCCACGGGCCGCTGTTCCGAAGGGTGACGGGGCAAGGCAAAAAGGTGGGCAGCGAGCGGCTCAACGACCAGGAGGTGGCACGCCTGGTCAAGCGGGCAGCGCTGGCGGCCGGCGTACGCGGCGATCTTTCCGAGGGCGAACGAGAACAAAAGTTCGCGGGGCATTCGCTGCGCGCCGGGCTTGCCTCGTCGGCCGAGGTCGACGAGCGCTACGTGCAAAAGCAGCTCGGCCACGCCTCCGCCGAGATGACCCGTAGATATCAGCGGCGCCGCGATCGGTTTCGAGTCAATCTCACCAAGGCAAGCGGGCTGTAG